One Physeter macrocephalus isolate SW-GA chromosome 7, ASM283717v5, whole genome shotgun sequence genomic window, AGAGAAACGGGCGCCCAGCCCTTCCTTACCTTCCCGGAGCAGAAGCGCCTGCTCCACGCCGCTTTTCGGAGCTGCCAGATCAAGCGCACTTTTGCCCTGAGCGTTTTTGCACTTGAGGTTAGCCCCGTAGTCTATCAGCAGGTGGATGATTTCCACACTGTTCTGCTTCGCGGCGGCATGGAGGGGGGTGTCCAGCCACTGGCCGTGGTCAACATTGGCTCCTTAACAAAGCAGATGACCACAATTCAACACCCAAGGTTAACGGAGAAACAATACGAGCCTGAGATGTGCTAGCCATCGATAAAGACATCTTAAACGCCACGACATATTTGacaaatctttgaaaatatatgacTGAAGCTCAGACCCTCAGCAATGCCTACTGTTTCCAAATACTCTGATGAGAAAAGTATCGAATAAAgatatttctagttattttaaatgctttacttGCCTTCCCACAGGAACTGTGTGACAGACAAAATTAAATCTTTGCAGCTCCTTTTACAtagagttattttgtttttttgacaaaGGACACGGCTAGGTTTATTCGGTATTTACATTATTCTGGGCTCgaaaaaaaagtttcctgaaTTACTAGAGGGAGTGCTAAATGataggggattaaaaaaaagaccaaaaaaatcttGGAGacaaaaattcttatttaaaggTTCTTAATACAATCTCGACCTTTATGTCAGTGGCTAAGTTTGGGGAATCTTTAACCACATAATAGTTTCAAGACCTTTTACTTTTCCCTGGACTCTCAGATTCTGTACATGCCGTTGAgaattaaaaaactaatttacCAGGGTTGATCTAAAGTACTCTATGACAAATGTCTGCTGTTTTTACTAGCCAGCATCTTCCCGGTAACCACACCTAGATTTCCCTCTGGGGAACTATCTCCCGTGACGCCCAGCTCACGTGTTTCCAGTGAAGCCCAACAACTGCAGTGTAGACTGAAATCTCGGCCTAAGCCAATCAGCGTATTGTATTCCCTTGGCCGCCATGATTGGTTCAGAAATGGGCATGTGACTTAAAAAGAGCCAGTGAAATACACTTGCTTGTTTTCCCCTAGGATTTATGGGAAAGAGACTCTTGCTCTCTCTTCGGACCACCAAGGAGAACCATACCAGGTAAATGGAGCCAATATCAAAAGAAGCAGAACTGAGAACGACAGACACTCATCCTTGAAGTTGTTTTAACCATTTAGATATCAAATGCTGTCAGAATGTTGTCCAGCCTGGCAAGGACTTTGCCTCTGAGGCCATGGAAAACCAACGAGGTTAACTGGTTCTTCTCATGAAAAGACTTCTGGAAGTTACCTAATTCTAGAAGCTTCTTCACACAGTCTAGCCTCTGATAGGTGCAAGCCACATACAGGGGAGTTCCAAGGTGAGGCACTTCCTGGTCAATGTTAACGTTATTTGCCAGCAGAATCTCCATGCACTCTCTATTACCTGGTGGAACACAAGATAACCTCACTCAAGTAAGGGAAATATTAACTATTCACAGAATTATAAGATTGCTTATCTGGAATGGGCTTTAGAAaaaacctagatttttttttttcagcagaaaaaaattggggaggtgggggaaatctTAGAAATCTCCAAAACAGAAAGATTAGAAAGAAGAGCATGCCCATGCACTGCCCCCTACCCCACTGGGATTCTTCCCTGCAGCCTTGAGGTACCTCCAACCAAACTAAGGTTTCCAAGGAACACAGCTGAAATCACTCTCTATAATAAGTCACCGGATTACAGGCAGAGGTTACAAGACCCAGGGGAATAAATGACTCATGCTATTATTACCCCGAAAAGCCAATGCTCAAATCCAAGGCCCAGCCCTGATCCATCCATCTCCATTACaaatctctccttctcttcctcgcCCATGCATGTAAGATTGGGTGGATGGTCACGCCATGCACCTCCTTATTTTGGTCAACTTGCAAGACTCCTGTGAGAATTAATAAAAAGCCTCAAGTATAGAATCTATTTAAATGCGCTCTCAAGTTTAGTGGCCAACAAGAACTAGATAAGTAAGCATGCTCCTTGGAGAGTTCACCCAGTGAAGAGACAGGCATGATTAATTTGCGGCATATGAATGATTTGTTTGGGAGCAAATGCTTCTGAGGTATTGATGGGAGTTTTATAAAGAGGTGGTTCTTTTTTGAAGGTTTAAATGTttcctaaaaaaaccaaaatcttaTCATCACTGATTAGCTTAACCAACCTTTTCTTTAGAGATGACACCAAAATAAGCTTCATCTCAAGCCTGCTTGATTCATCACAAATTCTGAGTTAAGCATAATTATGCATTAAAATCTACAAGTAAGGCTTCCGTGAATTCCAACTCTTTTACTGTTGTTCACATAAGTAAATTTTATACCTCAATTAGAGCATTAATCTGTCAAAATATGGACTCAGACTGACCCCGCTTGTTCCTAGAGGTTTAAAGCTGTAAGAATCCAGAAACAGTATCTAATCAGGACCTAAAACTGCCTGGTAAATTCAGTGTatctaattaacatttaaaagcaTAATTCCTGTCCcttgtttttttccagaagaaactGAGCCTAGCTTGAGTTAAATTTAAGTGTTctcaggaagtttttaaaaaatgaatatataaaagtcaaatgACTGGCACTAGTATAATAGTatctaaaataatgaatttgcTATTCATCCTTCCACTCTGTGGACATTGGTCCCTCACATGTTTttatgatacagaaaaaaatatgtagagacACATGAATTCATCTGTTTATGATAAGCATGTATATACCGGAGGTACATAGATACCAAACACTCCATATATAACCATCCAAGCGCTGCAGAATTACTTAATTCAAACCATTACCAACGTTCATCCATTTTTAAGCATTTGGATGGAAATACAGATAATAGATTAATTTTTACttcaaagcaatattttaaaaattttaaacacttttataCCATTTCCAAAGTAGACTATTTCCCTACAACTTAAAGGACTCACTTGAAGTTTGGGAAATAATCAGCatcaattattaattaataaatgtttgttaaatatgtATAGGACATCAAAACCATAGATAcattgagatttgggggttttgtATCATTTATAGTAatccactgcaaaaaaaaaaaaaaaaaaattaccaagtgACATGTTTAACAACCTGGGACAAAACTTTCACTATTGCcttttgaaataaagactttaattCTCATTATACCAGCAAAGATCACTGTGCTACAGTGTTCTAACTTCTCcacggtatttcttttttttttaattaaaaaattttttttttctgttttggccGTGctatgcagcttgcaggatctcagttccccgaccagggattgaacccgggccatagcagtgaaagcaccgaatcctaaccaccagaccaccagggaactccctccacTGTATTTCTGATCTCAATAAGAGAATAACTCCACCGCTGGGTAACACAGAAAATGTTGCTCTTTGGGTGTGACCTTTGACAAATGGCGTTGGCCTTTCAATGGCTCTTCTTGTTCATGTGTAGTCTATGCATACAGtttttaaattccttaattttactcttttccGTCATTTCAGAAGCAACTGAGAACACAGAAATCTAGAATCCACCTCAAGGTTTCCAATGCCACGGTTTTTACAGTTGCAACTTTTTTTCAATAACTAATGACCTTGAGAGCTATCAGCTCCATCTAGAGTATATTGCTTGTTGTGGACAGTTACCTTTAATCCTCCATTAGAGACACTATTGGTCTGGGCTTTCAGACACTTTCACCACTTCTTTTATGGTTGTGGTTGATGTTTTATGGGCTTTGGGGCATGAACTGTTCTTTTCTAGTAAGGACACAGACATAAACACAGTACAGCTCGTGGAAGTTACCCCTGCACTCCTGACTCCACCAGCTGCCGCCCAAACACCAGCAAGGAGCCTCAAGCAAGGCCTGTTGGGAGACTGAACCCAGGAAGGAGGACATCTGAGGCAGACAGCCATTCCCTGGTTCTAAGAAGAGCTGTGTCATGCCCCAGTGGTATTTCCTAAAGATTTAGGTATATTCAGGTTACTGCTGTGGGATTTCTAAGCCACACCTAGTCTACTGGTGAAGAAGACTTGGGCGATCCTTGCAAGGTAAACACTCTATGACTGATTCATGCAGATTGGAGGGAGCCCACCAATGTTCTGTGTGCGACGTGATGCCTCGTTTACCTCTCTTCACTGCCTCGTGGATGGGTGAAGCCAGGTGCACCTCGAGCTGGGCCTTGGCTCCAAACTCCAGCAGCATGTTGACGCACGCAGCGCTGCCACTGCAGCAAGCATTGAAGAGGGGCGTGGCTCCGTGAACTGTCACCCCATTGACCTAACAATGGGCAAAGAGAGAACCAGA contains:
- the ASB11 gene encoding ankyrin repeat and SOCS box protein 11 isoform X2; its protein translation is MLQFTGENEKNLEVSGSGRRLGVWKEVSFGDYICHTFQGDCWADRSPLHEAAAQGRLLALKTLIAQGVNVNLVTINRVSSLHEACLGGHVACAKALLENGAHVNGVTVHGATPLFNACCSGSAACVNMLLEFGAKAQLEVHLASPIHEAVKRGNRECMEILLANNVNIDQEVPHLGTPLYVACTYQRLDCVKKLLELGANVDHGQWLDTPLHAAAKQNSVEIIHLLIDYGANLKCKNAQGKSALDLAAPKSGVEQALLLREGPPALSQLCRLCVRKCLGRTCHQTIHKLYLPEPLEKFLLYQ